GGGAACCCGGCGAAGCGCGCCGAGCAGGAGCGGCTCGCGGCCGACCGCGCGGCCGGCCTGACGCCGCGCGCGCCGCAGGGCTCGGCGTTCGGCCTCGGTCAGCCCGCGGCCCCGGAGCAGGTCGACCCCGGCGCGCTCCAGCTGCCGCCCGGCCTGGACAAGCTCCTCGGGCGCTGACGTGCACCCCGCGCCGACGTGGGCCGGGCGCCCGTGACCGCCGGGCCGGTGCTGCACCTGCGCGGGACCGTCGTCCTGGACGACGAGCGCGAGGTGGGGGAGGCCTGGGTCGTCGGTGGGCGGCTCACGCTGACACGTCCGTCGGCGACGGACGTCCGGGTGCTCGACGGGGTCGTGCTGCCCGGGCTCGTGGACGTGCACTGCCACATCGGCCTCGCGGCGGACGGGCCCGTCGACGCGGCGACCGCGGAGCAGCAGGCCCTGGCCGACCGCGACTCCGGGGTGCTGCTCGTCCGCGACGCGGGGTCCCCGGCGGACACGTCGTGGGTGCACGCGCGCACGGACCTCCCGCGGCTCATCCGGTCCGGCCACCACCTCGCCCGTCCCAAGCGCTACCTGCGCCACTACGGCCGCGAGCTTGCGGACGTCGCGGAGCTGCCCGCGGCCGTCGCCGAGGAGGCCCGGCGCGGCGACGGGTGGGTCAAGCTCGTGGCCGACTGGATCGACCGCGACCTGGGCGCCGACGGCGACCTGCGCCCGCTGTGGCCGGCGGACGTGCTCGCCGAGGCCGTCGCCGCCGCGCACGCCGAGGGGGCGCGGGTCACGGCCCACACGTTCGCGACCGAGTCGGTCGACGCGCTGCTCGACGCGGGGGTCGACTGCCTCGAGCACGCGACGGGCGCGACGCCCGAGCAGGTGGCGCGCCTCGCGGCCGACGGCGTGCCGGTGACCGCGACGCTGCTCCAGGTCGCCCAGTTCGAGGCCATCGCCGCCCAGGCGGTGCGCTACCCCCTGTTCGCCGCGCGCATGCGCCGTCTGCACGCCCGCCGGTACGACCAGGTCCGCGACCTGCACGACGCCGGCGTCCGGGTCCTCGTGGGGACCGACGCGGGCGGGACGATCGCGCACGGGCGGATCGCGGACGAGGCCCGCGAGATGGTGCTCGCGGGGATCCCCGCGGCCGAGGTCGCCGCCGCCGCGAGCTGGCGGACCCGGGCGTGGCTCGGCGTCGAGGCGCTCGACGAGGGCACGAGCGCCGATGTCGTGGTCTACCCGGCGGACCCGCGCACCGACATCGAGGTGCTCGCGGCGCCGTCCGCGGTCGTGCTCCGGGGCGTCCAGGTCCGCTGACGGCGTCGCGGCACGGTCCCGTCGCGGCCCGGTTGGGAGCGGGGCCCCGCGTCTGGCAGAATGCTTCCCTGTACTCGGCGCGCCCGGACCCTCTAGCCGGCCGCGACCGTGTCCTTCCGGTCGGACGAGCCCCTCTCCCCACGTGCGGGCGCGCCTGACCACCACAGCAGAAACCAGGAGAGACCACACTGTGGCCACCAAGATCCGTCTGAAGCGCATGGGCAAGATCCGCGCGCCGTACTACCGCGTCGTCGTCGCGGACTCGCGCACCAAGCGTGACGGCCGCGTCATCGAGGAGATCGGCAAGTACCACCCGACCGAGGAGCCGTCGCTCATCGACATCTCCTCCGAGCGTGCGCAGTACTGGCTCGGCGTCGGCGCGCAGCCGAGCGAGCAGGTCCTCGTGCTCCTCAAGGTCACGGGTGACTGGCAGAAGTTCAAGGGCCTCCCGGGCGCCGAGGGCACGCTGCGCGTGAAGGCCCCGAAGGTCGACCCGAGCTCGGCCATCGAGGCCGCCGCGAAGGACGCCGAGAAGGTCAAGGCGAACGCGTCCGAGAAGAAGGCTGCCGCCAAGGCCGAGGCGCCCGCCGCCGACGCCGCCGAGGACGAGCAGGCCTGATGCTCGACGACGCGCTCGAGCACCTCGTGCGGGGCATCGTCGACCACCCGGACGACGTGCAGGTCCGCACGAAGACGCTGCGTCGCGGTGAGCTGCTCGAGGTCCGGGTGCACCCCGACGACCTCGGCCGGGTCATCGGGCGCGGCGGTCGCACGGCGCGTGCGCTGCGCACCGTCGTCGGCGCCCTCTCGACGGAAGGCCCGGTCCGGGTCGACGTCGTGGACGTCGACCGCCGCTGAGCTGTCGACCACCGTCGACCACACCGAGAGGCCCGGCCCCTACCCTGGGGCCGGGCCTCTCGGCGTCCCGCCCGTCGTCCCCGGCCGCCGCGCCGCTCCGCGTAACCCGTGCCGTCGACCGCCGGCCCGCCCGCCCTGGAAGGAACCCCGATGCTGCTGACCGTCGCGAGGATCGTGCGCGCCCACGGGCTGCGCGGCGAGGTCGCGCTCGACCTGCGCACCGACGCGCCCGAGGAGCGGCTGGCAGCCGGGACCGTCCTCGTCACCGAGCCCGCGTCGGCCGGCCCGCTCACGGTCGCCCGGACGCGCGTGCAGCACGACCGCTGGTTCGTCACGTTCGCCGAGGCGTCCGACCGCACCGCCGCGGAGGCGCTGCGCGGCGTCGACCTGCTCGCCGAGGAGGACGCCTCGGACGACGAGGACGCGTGGTACCCGCACGAGCTCGCGGGCCTGCGCGCCGAGCACGTCGACGGCACGCTGCTCGGCGAGGTCGTCGGCCTCGAGCACCTGCCCGCGCACGACCTGCTCGTGGTGCGCGAGCCGTCGGGGGAGCGCACGCTCGTGCCGTTCGTCCGGGCGATCGTGCCGGTCGTCGACGTGCCGGGGGGCCGCGTGGTGCTCGACCCGCCGGCGGGGCTCATGGCGTCCGACGCGGAGAACATGGTCGTGAGCGACGAGACGAGCGGCGCGCCGGAGCCGTCCGGCGACGAGGGCTGACGTGCGCATCGACGTCGTCACGATCTTCCCCGAGTACCTCGCACCGCTCGACCTCTCGCTCGTCGGCAAGGCGCGCAGCGCCGGGATCCTCGACCTGCGGGTGCACGACCTGCGCACGTGGACGACCGACCGCCACCGCACCGTCGACGACACGCCGTTCGGCGGGGGCGCCGGCATGGTCATGCGCCCGGACGTGTGGGGGACCGCGCTCGACGAGGTGCTCGCCGGGGGCGGTCACCTGCTGGTGCCGACGCCGTCGGGCGCGC
The Cellulomonas sp. NS3 DNA segment above includes these coding regions:
- a CDS encoding amidohydrolase family protein → MTAGPVLHLRGTVVLDDEREVGEAWVVGGRLTLTRPSATDVRVLDGVVLPGLVDVHCHIGLAADGPVDAATAEQQALADRDSGVLLVRDAGSPADTSWVHARTDLPRLIRSGHHLARPKRYLRHYGRELADVAELPAAVAEEARRGDGWVKLVADWIDRDLGADGDLRPLWPADVLAEAVAAAHAEGARVTAHTFATESVDALLDAGVDCLEHATGATPEQVARLAADGVPVTATLLQVAQFEAIAAQAVRYPLFAARMRRLHARRYDQVRDLHDAGVRVLVGTDAGGTIAHGRIADEAREMVLAGIPAAEVAAAASWRTRAWLGVEALDEGTSADVVVYPADPRTDIEVLAAPSAVVLRGVQVR
- the rpsP gene encoding 30S ribosomal protein S16, whose amino-acid sequence is MATKIRLKRMGKIRAPYYRVVVADSRTKRDGRVIEEIGKYHPTEEPSLIDISSERAQYWLGVGAQPSEQVLVLLKVTGDWQKFKGLPGAEGTLRVKAPKVDPSSAIEAAAKDAEKVKANASEKKAAAKAEAPAADAAEDEQA
- a CDS encoding RNA-binding protein is translated as MLDDALEHLVRGIVDHPDDVQVRTKTLRRGELLEVRVHPDDLGRVIGRGGRTARALRTVVGALSTEGPVRVDVVDVDRR
- the rimM gene encoding ribosome maturation factor RimM (Essential for efficient processing of 16S rRNA), giving the protein MLLTVARIVRAHGLRGEVALDLRTDAPEERLAAGTVLVTEPASAGPLTVARTRVQHDRWFVTFAEASDRTAAEALRGVDLLAEEDASDDEDAWYPHELAGLRAEHVDGTLLGEVVGLEHLPAHDLLVVREPSGERTLVPFVRAIVPVVDVPGGRVVLDPPAGLMASDAENMVVSDETSGAPEPSGDEG